DNA from Nocardioides yefusunii:
CTACGGCGGCGCGGAGCCGAACCCCGTCGCAGCGCCGAGCGGCGCCTGAACGCCCACGCACGCAAAGAGGCCGTCACCCCGTGGGGTGACGGCCTCTCGTGCTCTGACGCTCGAGCCGTGCGGTACGGATCAGGCAGCGCAGTCCGGGCAGGTGCCGAACAGTTCGATCGAGTGGCTGATCTGGCTGTAGCCGTGCTCGTTCGCGATCGACTCGGCCCACGCCTCGACGGCCGGGCCCTCGATCTCCACGGTGGCACCGCACTGGCGGCACAGCAGGTGGTGGTGGTGGCGGTCCGCCTCGCACTGGCGATAGACGGACTCGCCGTCCTCACGGCGCAGGACGTCGATCATCCCGGCGTCGGCCAGCGCCGCCAGGGTGCGGTAGACGGTGGCCAGGCCGACCTTGTTGCCCGCCGACGTCACGGCGTCGTGGATCTCCTGCGCGGAACGGAACTCGCGGGCATCGGTGAGCGCAGCGGTCACGGCGACGCGCTGCCTGGTCGGACGCATCGGGGGTGCAGCGGGTTCGTCGTCCACCGCCCCGTGGGCATGGCCGTGGCCGTGCCCGGTGCTGGGACTGGGGGCAGGATCAGTGCTCGTCATAGTGCTCTCCGTGCGGTGCGTGACGGTGGCCGTCGTGGAGGTAGTCCACGTGGTCGCCGTGCGGAACTGCGCGGTGACCGCAGTCCTCTCCGTGCAGGTGCGTGTGCCCAGTGTCGTCGGGGTCGGTGTGCGGGACCGCGTCGGGGGCCTCGTCGAGCAGCGGGAAGGGTGCGTTCAACCGGTCCCGACGCCGCATCCAGGCACCGAACGGCCAGGCCACCAGGAAGATCGCCAGGGCGACCAGGACGATGGAAGCACCCGGAGCGACGTCTGCACTCGACGGCGCGCCGGCCGCGGTGAGGAGGCCACCCACGGCGGCGGTCATGCCGACCGTCATCGACATCCACAGGGTGCGGCGGAAGGAACTGGTCACCTGCTGCGCGGTGGCCACCGGAATCACCATGAGCGCCGAGACCAGGAGCAGACCCACGGTGCGCATCGCGACGGTGACGGAGATGGCTGCGAGGATCGCGACCAGCAGGTTGTAGAAGCGGGTGTTGAGACCCGAGACGCGGGCGAACTCCTGGTCGTGGGCGACCGCGAAGAGCTGCGGTGCGAGACCCACGCAGAGCACGAGCAGCACCGCGGCCAGGATCACGGTGACGAGCACGTCGCCCCACGAGATCGTGGTGATGGAGCCGAAGAGGTACTGCTGGAGCTTGGAGGTGGACTGGCCGCCGAGACCGGCGACGAAGATGCCGCCCGCGAGACCGCCGTAGAAGAGCAGCGCGAGCGCGACGTCACCGCCGGAGAGCCCGCGTTCACGGATCAGTTCGATCGCGACCGCACCGAGGATCGCGGCGACCACCGCTGTCCAGGTGGGGGAGGCGCTGGTGACCAGACCGATGGCGACACCGGTGACGGCGACGTGGCCCAGACCGTCACCCATCAGGGACATTCGGCGCTGGACCATGTAGGTGCCGACCGCCGGGACGGCGAGGCCGGTGAAGAAGGCCGCGAGCAGGGCTCGGACCATGAACTCCATCGACAGCAGGTCGAGGTAGTCGTTCATCAGTTCTTCTCCTCGTCGCGCGTGGCAGCTGCCTCGAAGGGCGACGTGACGTGGGGCAGGTGGTCGGGGGCGGGGGTCTCGTCGACGTGGTGGGCGTGACCGGTGTCCAGATGTGCGGTGTGCACGGCCTCGTGGCTCAGCGGGGCGCCGTCGTGGATGACGCGGCCGTCGCGCAGCACCACCGCGCGGTCGACGAGCGGCTCCAGCGGGCCGAGCTCATGGGCGACCAGGACGATGGTGACGCCGCGGCCCTGGAGCACCTTGAGGGTGTCGGCCAGGACCTGCTGGTTGGGCAGGTCGACGCCGGCGGTGGGCTCGTCGAGGAAGAGCAGGTCGGGCTGGCTGGCCAGGGCCCGGGCGATCAGGACGCGCTGCTGCTGGCCGCCCGAGAGCGAGGAGACCGCGGCACGGGCCTTGTCGGTGAGGCCGACGACCTCGATGGCTCGGTCGATCAGGTCGCGATCGGTGCGGCTCAGGGGGCGGAACGGCTTGCGGTGGGTGAGGCGCCCGGCGGAGACGACCTCCCACACGTTGGCCGGGACGCCGGACCCGGCGCCGGGACGCTGGGGGACGAAGCCGACGCGGTGCCAGTCGCTGAACTTCGAGACCTCGGTGCCGAAGAGTTCCAGGGTGCCCGAGGCCAGCGGTCGCAGGCCGGTGAGGGCACGCACGAGAGTGGACTTGCCGGAGCCGTTGGCGCCCATGAGGGCGACGAACTCGCCGGTGCGGACGGTGAAGTCGACGGCCCGGACGATCGGTCGACCCTCGATGACGACGGAACCGCCGCGCAGAACGAGCGGCGCGACGGGAGCGTCGGAGGGGTCCGTGGACTCGGGGGCGGTGGCGTTCAGCATGCGTTCGCCTTCTGCAGGGCGCCGAGGTTGGCGCGCATGAGGGAGAGGTAGTCGTCGGTGCTGTCGGAGGAGACCAGACCCTCGAGCGGGTCGAGCACCGCGGTGCCGATGCCGGCGTCCTTGGCCAGCTGCTCGGTCAGCTTGGTGGGGGCCAGCGTCTCGGTGAAGACGGTGGTGACGCCCTCGTCGGCGATC
Protein-coding regions in this window:
- a CDS encoding transcriptional repressor, producing MTSTDPAPSPSTGHGHGHAHGAVDDEPAAPPMRPTRQRVAVTAALTDAREFRSAQEIHDAVTSAGNKVGLATVYRTLAALADAGMIDVLRREDGESVYRQCEADRHHHHLLCRQCGATVEIEGPAVEAWAESIANEHGYSQISHSIELFGTCPDCAA
- a CDS encoding metal ABC transporter permease — translated: MNDYLDLLSMEFMVRALLAAFFTGLAVPAVGTYMVQRRMSLMGDGLGHVAVTGVAIGLVTSASPTWTAVVAAILGAVAIELIRERGLSGGDVALALLFYGGLAGGIFVAGLGGQSTSKLQQYLFGSITTISWGDVLVTVILAAVLLVLCVGLAPQLFAVAHDQEFARVSGLNTRFYNLLVAILAAISVTVAMRTVGLLLVSALMVIPVATAQQVTSSFRRTLWMSMTVGMTAAVGGLLTAAGAPSSADVAPGASIVLVALAIFLVAWPFGAWMRRRDRLNAPFPLLDEAPDAVPHTDPDDTGHTHLHGEDCGHRAVPHGDHVDYLHDGHRHAPHGEHYDEH
- a CDS encoding metal ABC transporter ATP-binding protein gives rise to the protein MLNATAPESTDPSDAPVAPLVLRGGSVVIEGRPIVRAVDFTVRTGEFVALMGANGSGKSTLVRALTGLRPLASGTLELFGTEVSKFSDWHRVGFVPQRPGAGSGVPANVWEVVSAGRLTHRKPFRPLSRTDRDLIDRAIEVVGLTDKARAAVSSLSGGQQQRVLIARALASQPDLLFLDEPTAGVDLPNQQVLADTLKVLQGRGVTIVLVAHELGPLEPLVDRAVVLRDGRVIHDGAPLSHEAVHTAHLDTGHAHHVDETPAPDHLPHVTSPFEAAATRDEEKN